AGTTTTTCCATAACATCATCGTGAGGAGTAGCCCCTTTGTATTCGGTAGCACAGTTTTCCCGCACGACTTGATAAATTTGATACCACAGGTTATTGGCCTGTTTCATAAAGCTTTGACTCATAGCCACATAAGGTGACGGGATGGCATTGCCAGTTGTCGGATGCTTAGCAAGAAAGCCAAATTCAGTGATACATTCCTCGCACTGGATCCACCGCGCCACACTCTGGGCATATTGCTCTATAAGCTGCGCAGGGATAAGGTGAACACACCTGCGTTCCTTAAGCCACTGCCATGTTTTTTCGTATATTTCCACCGCCAGTGTTGTTTTTCCGTTCTTCTGCTTTGCAGCAAGATAATCCCTCGGTGGCGGCATGCTCTCTCCTTCCAGTTCCGCAGCATCCGTAAACTCCATTACCATGAGCTTTCGTCTGCCGGGGTTTCCTTCCAAAATCTTATCTGCCAGAGGCTTTTTCTTCTGTCCTGCACCGATACGTGCCCCGCCGCGGTTGGTACCGTCCTTTGCCATACACATCACCTCGATTCATGTAATTAATTGGGGCCCCCGCAAAGCCGCAGGCTTTGCGGGGAGAGGAGGAGCAACGGAGCAGGCGAGCTTTTGACGCTGGCGTCAAAACGAGCAAAGCGCAGTTTGCGACGACGAGGGATATACCCCGTTTGAAACTGCGATTTTTCGCGCGTGACCCCCCGCCCGTTGCACAAAACTGCTTCACCAGAGATTTTGACCCCCCTTCGTCGCAGCGCCCTCCGCTCATCGCTTTCACGCAAGCGCGAAAGGCTTACCGCTTCAGGGCTGCTCCTCTCCCCAAAAAGTCAAACGACTTTTCGGGGACCCCATTATTTTCTTGCCCATCGTTCTCCTTCGCGGGCAGTGATCGATGAGTGACATTGTTTGCACAGACTCATAAGGTTATTGTCTGCATTGGTTCCGCCTTTGGATAAAGGGATAATATGATGTACCTCTTCGGCTGGTGTAAGCCTTCCGTACTTTTGGCACTCCTCACAAAGCGGATGCTCTGAGATATATCTGTTCCTGATGCGTTTCCATCTCCGGCCATAGCGTTTTCTTGTTTGGGGATCTCGTTCGTATTTGTTGTAATAAGCATCCATTTGCCTTTGATGCATGTCACAGTACCTTCCGTCCGTCAGTTCAGAACAGCCAGGAAAGGAGCAAGGCCTTTTTGGTTTTCTTGGCATCTGGCCACCTCCTTTACGCGTATAAAAAAGCCCTCACAGGTTCATCCCATGAAGGCTTATTCATAACTTTTCACAATACCATTATATTTGGATTTATAATGAATTTCATCTCATAAAAATCTCATCTTGAACACTGAATAGCATATTTGTTATTTACCCATGGCATCCTACCATTATAATATTTATCCGAAATATACCGCTGCATATCGGGTGGTAAAGCTGCAAGCAAAAGATAAGCCTTTTTCCTATCTTCCTCTAACTCCTGGGGGCTTTTATAGAAGGAACATTTATCTTGCAAGCACTTGTGTACAGTCAGGATATTGCAGCCATTCCTTCCGTTACTGCCAAAACAATTATCGTACATCTTTCCTCACTCCTGTTTTATGGCATAAAAAAAGCCCCGAAGGGCTTATGCGTTTTAAATGTCATTTTTTCACGATATCATTATATATTGGATATCTGTGTTTTTCATCTCATGAAAATCTCACCTTAAAGGAAGCTAAAAATATTAGTTTATTTGTTCAAAGATAGCTTTCGAATATACTTCTATATCTCCAGGAGTAAGCATGTTGAATTTTTCTTTTACAGCTACAAAATATTTCCCGATCAATTCTTTGGGTATTACACGATTAGAATGCGCATCCACCGGCAAACCGTCTCTGGTATGCCGCCATGGTTTCTCCAGATGCGTAAACTTTTCTAGTATTTTTCCACTATAGCAGCAGAAGTTCTTAATAACGCTATCCAATATCGCTTTTTCAGCAGTTGTAAAAACTGATTCATCGAAAGCTTCAACACTCTCAATGGGGTCAAACTGATAAGATGAATACCTGTTATATATATCTCTGTAAACTGGTCCATGAACCCATGCCTCACAGTCTTCTTCAAAAAGAAACCGTCCTTCAAAAGCATAATAAAAACCCTGGACATAATATAGCGCCTTTTGTAAAGCTAAAGGAGTTATGTCCTCGCATTTATAAAGCAGATATTGGATAATTGAGTCCAGCTTTGAACCCGTTTTGTTTTCTTCCCCAAGCAGTTCCTGTACCTTCCGCTTACTTTTTTCATATGCCTGCAGAGATTTTAAATTGTCCTTATTTTTCTCCAGTAATTCTTTATAATACGCTGGATCATCATAAATCTTTTGAAGAATATCTGAATACTGTTTTGTAGGCATATCACCTTCACAATATCTCGAAAAAGTCATTTCTCCCCAACCCAAAAGCAATGATAGCGGACGTTTGCCAATATTGTATTTCTGAGGTATTTCTAATATCTTCTCCAGCGAAATAATGCCGTTTTTTTGACGGTACGTGTCATACAAAGCCTTTAGATTTTCGTCCTCTATATCCGCTACATAGACTTCGCTCCCACATTCCGTACAAACAGCCTTCTTTCCAGTATACTCATATTCTTCGCCTTTAAGTTTACCCTTAATTGTTGCTGTTTCTACTATATATTCGACATCTCTTCTGCATTCCTCGCAAAATGTCTTATTCCTATTCATAAGGCGGCCTCCTTTCAAACTCTCAAACTTTCTGATTGATCATCGAAAAAGATAATCAATCGGCTTGTTTCGCTTATGAAACGATATAACAACCACTCTTTTTCCACTTTCACTATCAATTAGATTAAATTTCGTATATATATCAACTAACTCCTCGATGCCATCAAAGTTAAATAACGTAACCTGGGGACAAAATACATATAAAACCTCATGTTCAAATCCTACTTTCGTATTTTGCAATGAATGGCAAAAATCTTCTGTTTTTATTTTCAGTAAAATCTCCTTTTGCCTTCTGCTGTTTAGATTATATTCATTTATAAAATCTATGTTTTCTTGTCTATTCTCATTTTTTGATATAATGAATCTGCCCTCTCTAATACAGTCATGTATCATTGCCAAAATCTCATCAATCTGTTCCCAGGTATAATTCTGATTATAGTGCTGATTCATTGCATCACCTCTTTTGTGATACAATGATACTATATTATATGCCTTTTGTCAAGATTTATGCATCAATTAGTGCATTTTTTATTTTGTTGATTTTTACATTAAAATATGTATACTAAAGATAACAGCTCCTACAAGCTTACATTAAGCGCAATACAGTAGGCCATTAAAAATACCCACTTAGGTAGTTCGTTCTATCTAAGTGGGTTTCCTATTTAACATGCTGCTAATGTTATCTTAAACTACTTCCCGTATAAAAGCAGTGCCAGATGATTAAGTGCCTTGTCCTTCCTGCGGTACACCTGTGCTCTTTCAAGAAACAGCTTCTCTCCGATGTTTGCTACAGCTTCTGTCTTGCTTACATCATTAACAAAAAATTCTGTCAGTATAAACTGTTCTTCCTCCGACAGGGCTTCCCAAGCAGGCTTGAACCACTCCATATATTCTAATGCCCGTCTGTAACGTTCTTTCAACACATCAATCTCGTCAAGGCAAGCAGCAAGGCGTTCTTCGCCGCTTTTGGGATTGTGTTTGCCCGGAACTCCGGTATTCTTTGCACTATGAGGGCTTGTCATACAGGTTTCAATTTCATATATATCCTCATCACTGTGTTCGATAATGTACTGCATGCTGCTGTAATCTTTCAAAGCTTCAACAGCAGCCGCTTTTTTATCTAAATACTGCCATGCAATCAGCATATCGCACCTCCAAAAAATCAAGATAAAAACCTTGATCTTTGAAGCAGTGTGCTTTTTTGCGTTGCTTTGCAGTGCTTGTTTCCTTGTTCGTTATGTCTTCGTTCTTTATAGAAGGCCATGCTTTTCCAGAATAACCTTCACCTCATCTACCGAATGGACAACCGCTGCCAAGCCTCCTGCATTGAGGATTTTCCTTATAGTTGCTTCCTGCAGTTTTGTTGTCTTTCCCGATGGGGTTTTTACTTCAAAAGCTATAAACCGCCCATTTACACAGGCAATAATGTCTGGTATCCCCGCTGTCCCGTACATACCGCCATGTTCCTTCCAGCAGAAACACCCCGGTACTGTCTTTAAGTACCGGAGGATTTTAGTCACAATACTTTTTTCAGACATAACCGCTTATCCTCCAAAAATGTTACCTTTTCCCCTCTTGTTACCCCGGTATTTCTAAAAAGGTAACTTCTCAAACCCGCTTTACAAGCGCATTTGCGGATTTTGTTACCTTGTTACCTCTTTTTTGGGGTAGGTATAGACACAAATATTTATATTTTTTTATTTTTTATTTTTCAAAAAATAATTTCATCTCTCGCGCGTATATATAAAGTTGAGGTAACAAAGGTAACATAGGTAACAAGTGGCTATTCATCAGCGTTTCGGGTGTTACCTTTTTGTTACCTTGTTACCTTTTTTGAGGTTAAAGAGGCTCAATATCTGTGATCTCAAAGCCGCTCACATCGCATCGCTCTTTCAATATCGAAAAATCAAGAGCCCACGCTTTTTTTGTTTCATTCCCGAAACGCATCGTTTTATTACTCTCTATAAAAAAGTCACTTTGCCTCAATTGCTTCAGAAACTGGTTATACGGAAGACATTCACCTGTGATTGCATAATCGCGTCTGTACTTGGTATAGCGGTCATATACATCACAGAAACGAATCCCGATAACCTTGCCATCTTTATCAAAAGTGTAGTCTTGATTCGGAGCCAGTTTCATCCGGGCCATGATTTCCAGGGTCTGTTCTACAATGGTCTTGTTATTGCTGCCGCCATCCAGCAAGTACTCCTGCACACCGTTTTGAAGATATCGAATACAAGCTGCCAAGCAGATCCGCTTTTGCACACAGCTTATAAAATGCTTGTCTATGGCTGGCTGGTTTTAAGTCCTTCTTGCTGAATAGCAATTCTATGCTCCGTTCTCTGATGGCCGCTTCATCCGGCGATTCCTCACCAGCTACAATAATAGGTGCCAACAGTTCATAAGTAACAGCACTTTGATCCGCCCTACCGCGGACACCTTCATGGCCGTCATATGCATCTCGAAGATGGTTGTATAAGGCATTTAGCCTTAACTTATCTATCTTTGAAGGCTTGAACTCATCCATCAACTGCGTACAGATGTGAGATATCCCCGAATGCAAGCATTCTGAAACAGGCAATTCCTTTCCTGCGCTCTTCCGTCACAAGGGTTGTTACAGAAGTCGGTAAAGCACAACAGCCATGCCATAAGACCACAGGTGAAATTCCCAGAAGGTGGCTTAAGATTACACATTCAACACCAAAATGGCAGAACAAAACTATGGTATTTACCGCCCGGTACAAATTGCCTTCGCGTACATATCCGTTCTTTTCCAGGATCCTGTCAATTCCTTCAAATACCTTATTGGCCTCCGATATCACATTGCACGCTTTCATAGCCGGTACTGTATGCCAGAGGTCTTTATTATAATACTCATTAATAACCGTCCAGTCCTGAGGAAGCAAATCCCAGCAAATTCTCTTCTTGCCTGATTTCTCATCATATACATTAAATTCTCTAAGCCAGGGTAATACTTCTGCAGTACGATTCATTTTTTTTAATGTGACATTTGCTGTGTCACGCGCCCTTCCAAGCGGTGAAACATAAAATTCCTTAATATCCAAAGTTATCAGTCTGTTGGATAAAAGCTCGGCTTCCCTCCACCCTTTTTCGGTCAGTGTATCTTTTTCATAATCCGGATCAGCATGCCGTATAATCAGTAATTTCATTCTATCAGCTCCCGTTTTTATGTTTAAATAACAAGTTCATTTATGTAAACATATTACACTATTGAAATAATCATCCAACTGCCATTCCATCGTGTTTCGGAATCAGCAGCCGGGCTGTGACTTGTCCCGAACCGGCAATTGATTTCCGATTGCTATTTTTTATAGTATCTGTTGGATGAAACATGTCAATGGTTTTTTGACACAAATCATTCCTGACAGTATTCATTTAACTTCATAATTCTCTATAAAAAAACAACCTCCCGGTAAGCATTATCCTTACGTTTCCGGGTAAGGTTGTACTCTTCACATAACGTTCTGCTTTGGATATACAAGTTCTTGTTCTCCTATAGAGTATAATAATAATCTCTTATTTTCTTTGCCATAAGCAATCTTCGCTGTTCCAGAAATTCTTCATAATTTTCAAAAGTCATTGTAAAAATTGATTCTGGTATACAATTCATTCCAAGGTTTTCTTTTAACTCTTCCAGACTATTTATACCGCCATACTTCAGTCCACCGCCACTGCACTGTTGAATTAAATCGGCAAAGTATTCTTTCGGAGCCTTGTTCCCAATTTTTATATTAATTTCAGATTGCATATAAACATAATTTGCAATTTGGTTATACTGACTTCTCTTCATTCCATTCTTTCTAAGATAATCTTTGGGAAAAATATGATGTATGTCTCCCAAGTTAAATATAAGCTCACTGACAGTAATATCCTTTGAAAGGAACCCTTTCTCATTATTTTTAACCTGTGCTGCAAGGAATACATTGAATATGGGACTGGCGGATGATGAAGTGTCAAGTTCCTGAATCAGTGCAACATTCCAAAATGCTTCTGATAGTTCTGCGCTTTCAATACTTTTAAGATACTCATTAAAGCCACGGGAAGCAATATTTCTAATATCATAGTCGAACATTGATTCCGGTGATCCGGAATACCTCCCCGTTAATATGGACAATACAAACCATTTGCGAACATATGACTCTATTTCAGCCGGATTATATCCATTTGAACGCAAAGTAAGGTATAAGATGTATGCGAAATTTAAAGCATTTTTGGAACGTATCATGTGTGATGTAATAAAACCAGCTGATTTTATTATCATTATAAATTTCTTAAAATTATTCTCATTAATAAAATCTATAATTCCTTTACTGAGTTTTTCAAAGGATTCCCTTGCAATATCCTCTTCATAGGTCCTTGTTTCAAAATTTCGTCCGGATAATAAACTAACAAGATCTGCAAGCTTGCCCCTACTGAATTTATAAGTAAAAGCCACTCGTAAAAGATCTGTATAATAAGGATCATATATATCATCATGCTCATTTTTTAACCATGACATTTTCTTAAAATATTCTGTTTCCGCAAAATCTTTATCATAATCAGTGATATGGTAATAAAACTCAGGAGATACTGTCAGATGGCAAAAATAATCTATGCATTTTCTCAGTGTTGAACCTCCATAAGATTCATTTGCGGCTATTTTTGACATTGCAAAATCAGCTTGGCTTAGAACCACACCTTTAGAATTAATTCTTATAAAAATTTCGGTTACAGTTTCAATATCAAGATCTGATGACAATTCTATAAGGCCGATTTGTTTATGCATTATTTTTCTAAGACTTTCTATCCTTTCATATATCAACTCGGGATCAACATCCGGATTATTCCTGCAGTATTGATTTATAAACTTAATTATATTTATATCTTGTGAAAAGATTTGAGATATATCGGGTATCCACTTATTGTCCTTCTCTATTGCCGTATTAAAGACTTCAAATCTTTGCTCAATCGGATGGAAAGAGATTTTTATTCTTACTTTTTTATATTTATTATTTATAACATATTCTCCCAGGATAGCCGCTGTAAGTGCTGTCACCCTTTGCTGACCATCTATTAAAATTTTCTTTCCTTCGGATATTGTACCATCTTTAAGCCTGATATTCGGATTTTTCCATGTAATTATATAGCCTATAGGGTAGCCCTGATACAATGAATCCATTAAATCCCTCACTTTTGAAGCATCCCATACAAAAGGCCGTTGTATCTCAGGAATTGCAATTTCCCCTGACTTAACCCAGGCTAAAACAGTTTCTATTAAGTATTGATTTACTGAATATTTTTGTGTCTGCACTATAACCACCTCTCGTATTAAACATATCCATTTGACATTGTTCTTGGACATATCTGCTGACGATAGACTGCATTGCCATAACACCCTTAAACATAGCTGTTGATGCCATTATATAACAATCCGGTCTAAAATCAAACATTCATTTGTCCCATAGTGTAAAGTTTTTGTAGGCATAAAAAAGCAAGTTACCTACTCAATGTGGTATTATCAAGGTGCGTATTCCGGATTATCCGGACGGCAGTTCCGGAAACATCCGGACATTAAACCGGACTATCCGGACACCTTGTCATTTAATTTGATTTTATAAAAAAGCTGTACTTAATGCAATTCTTTTCGCATTTTGTTAAAGTTTATACTGATACCCCTCAAGTATTTTATTTAAAAGATTAGCCCTCTTTTTACCTATACGGTTTAACACGGTAGGGTTCAACTCCTGAGCATTAAAAAGCATTTCCGGGTAGCTATTTGCGTAGTGTAAAACTAGCTTTTTCAGTTCTTCAAGCCCTATTTTCCTAGATAGGTAAGCATCACAAGCAGATTTTATTTCTCCAGCAAGCATTTTAACTGTAGTTGGATACAATAGAAACGCCATTTTGCACCTACTTTCCGTACGATTTTCGTATTTTTGCACCCATTTTTGTACCGTAATTGTACCTCAAATTCTTCCTGTTTGCAATATCTTTTATTATTAATCACTATGTTCTGCTTCTCTAATCATCTTTTCAGCCATTACCTCCCGCATAGACTTCTTTGAGTCCAGAGCAAGGATATATGCATTATGAACTATCCTGTCCATAATTGCATCTGCTATTGTAGGGTCAGGAAACAAATCATACCAATGAGTATGAGGAATCTGTCCGGAAAGAATCGTAGAAGCTTTATTGTATCTGCTTTCTGCAACTTCAAGTATATCCCTGCTTTCTTCTAATGTGTATGATTTTAATCCTATATCATCTAAAATCAAAAGCTTTACATTTTGAAGCTGGTTCATAAACTTGCTATATATATTTTCATTTTTCGCATCTTGTATTTCAAGTAAGAGTTCCGGAATAC
The genomic region above belongs to Acetivibrio saccincola and contains:
- a CDS encoding HNH endonuclease; protein product: MPRKPKRPCSFPGCSELTDGRYCDMHQRQMDAYYNKYERDPQTRKRYGRRWKRIRNRYISEHPLCEECQKYGRLTPAEEVHHIIPLSKGGTNADNNLMSLCKQCHSSITAREGERWARK
- a CDS encoding P27 family phage terminase small subunit, producing the protein MAKDGTNRGGARIGAGQKKKPLADKILEGNPGRRKLMVMEFTDAAELEGESMPPPRDYLAAKQKNGKTTLAVEIYEKTWQWLKERRCVHLIPAQLIEQYAQSVARWIQCEECITEFGFLAKHPTTGNAIPSPYVAMSQSFMKQANNLWYQIYQVVRENCATEYKGATPHDDVMEKLLTARRGG
- a CDS encoding type II TA system antitoxin MqsA family protein; translated protein: MNRNKTFCEECRRDVEYIVETATIKGKLKGEEYEYTGKKAVCTECGSEVYVADIEDENLKALYDTYRQKNGIISLEKILEIPQKYNIGKRPLSLLLGWGEMTFSRYCEGDMPTKQYSDILQKIYDDPAYYKELLEKNKDNLKSLQAYEKSKRKVQELLGEENKTGSKLDSIIQYLLYKCEDITPLALQKALYYVQGFYYAFEGRFLFEEDCEAWVHGPVYRDIYNRYSSYQFDPIESVEAFDESVFTTAEKAILDSVIKNFCCYSGKILEKFTHLEKPWRHTRDGLPVDAHSNRVIPKELIGKYFVAVKEKFNMLTPGDIEVYSKAIFEQIN
- a CDS encoding TIGR04540 family protein, with translation MQKYENRTESRCKMAFLLYPTTVKMLAGEIKSACDAYLSRKIGLEELKKLVLHYANSYPEMLFNAQELNPTVLNRIGKKRANLLNKILEGYQYKL
- a CDS encoding histidine phosphatase family protein; protein product: MKLLIIRHADPDYEKDTLTEKGWREAELLSNRLITLDIKEFYVSPLGRARDTANVTLKKMNRTAEVLPWLREFNVYDEKSGKKRICWDLLPQDWTVINEYYNKDLWHTVPAMKACNVISEANKVFEGIDRILEKNGYVREGNLYRAVNTIVLFCHFGVECVILSHLLGISPVVLWHGCCALPTSVTTLVTEERRKGIACFRMLAFGDISHLYAVDG
- a CDS encoding GmrSD restriction endonuclease domain-containing protein translates to MQTQKYSVNQYLIETVLAWVKSGEIAIPEIQRPFVWDASKVRDLMDSLYQGYPIGYIITWKNPNIRLKDGTISEGKKILIDGQQRVTALTAAILGEYVINNKYKKVRIKISFHPIEQRFEVFNTAIEKDNKWIPDISQIFSQDINIIKFINQYCRNNPDVDPELIYERIESLRKIMHKQIGLIELSSDLDIETVTEIFIRINSKGVVLSQADFAMSKIAANESYGGSTLRKCIDYFCHLTVSPEFYYHITDYDKDFAETEYFKKMSWLKNEHDDIYDPYYTDLLRVAFTYKFSRGKLADLVSLLSGRNFETRTYEEDIARESFEKLSKGIIDFINENNFKKFIMIIKSAGFITSHMIRSKNALNFAYILYLTLRSNGYNPAEIESYVRKWFVLSILTGRYSGSPESMFDYDIRNIASRGFNEYLKSIESAELSEAFWNVALIQELDTSSSASPIFNVFLAAQVKNNEKGFLSKDITVSELIFNLGDIHHIFPKDYLRKNGMKRSQYNQIANYVYMQSEINIKIGNKAPKEYFADLIQQCSGGGLKYGGINSLEELKENLGMNCIPESIFTMTFENYEEFLEQRRLLMAKKIRDYYYTL
- a CDS encoding VRR-NUC domain-containing protein — its product is MSEKSIVTKILRYLKTVPGCFCWKEHGGMYGTAGIPDIIACVNGRFIAFEVKTPSGKTTKLQEATIRKILNAGGLAAVVHSVDEVKVILEKHGLL